DNA sequence from the Oncorhynchus keta strain PuntledgeMale-10-30-2019 unplaced genomic scaffold, Oket_V2 Un_scaffold_17308_pilon_pilon, whole genome shotgun sequence genome:
atggtgtgatgtttctgactacctacagtatatatatatatatatatggtgtgatgtttctgactacctacagtatatatatatatatatatatatatggtgtgatgtttctgactacctacagtatatatatatatatggtgtgatgtttctgactacctacagtatatatatatatatggtgtgatgtttctgactacctacagtatatatatatatatatatggtgtgatgtttctgactacctacagtatatatatatatatatatatggtgtgatgtttctgactacctacagtatatatatatatatggtgtgatgtttctgactacctacagtatatatatatatatatggtgtgatgtttctgactacctacagtatatatatatatatatatggtgtgatgtttctgactacctactacagtatatatatatatatggtgtgatgtttctgactacctacagtatatatatatatatatggtgtgatgtttctgactacctacagtatatatatatatatatatatatatggtgtgatgtttctgactacctacagtatatatatatatatatatatatatggtgtgatgtttctgactacctatggtgtgatgtttctgacacctatatatatatatatatggtgtgatgtttctgactacctacagtatatatatatatatggtgtgatgtttctgactacctacagtatatatatatatatatggtgtgatgtttctgactacctacagtatatatatatatatggtgtgatgtttctgactacctacagtatatatatatatatatatatggtgtgatgtttctgactacctacagtatatatatatatatggtgtgatgtttctgactacctacagtatatatatatatatggtgtgatgtttctgactacctacagtatatatatatatatggtgtgatgtttctgactacctacagtatatatatatatatatatatatggtgtgatgtttctgactacctacagtatatatatatatatatatatggtgtgatgtttctgactacctacagtatatatatatatatggtgtgatgttttgactacctacagtatactatggtgtgatgtttctgactacctacagtatatatatatatatggtgtgatgtttctgactacctacagtatatatatatatatatatatatggtgtgatgtttctgactacaGACTACCTACAGTGTGATGTTTCTGAtacctacatatatatatatatatatatggtgtgatgtttctgactacctacagtatatatatatatatggtgtgatgtttctgactacctacagtatatatatatatatatatggtgtgatgtttctgactacctacagtatatatatatatatggtgtgatgtttctgactacctacagtatatatatatatatggtgtgatgtttctgactacctacagtatatatatatatatggtgtgatgtttctgactacctacagtatatatatatatatggtgtgatgtttctgactacctacagtatatatatatatatatatggtgtgatgtttctgactacctacagtatatatatatatatggtgtgatgtttctgactacctacagtatatatatatatatatatggtgtgatgtttctgactacctacagtatatatatatatatatatggtgtgatgtttctgactacctacagtatatatatatatatatggtgtgatgtttctgactacctacagtatatatatatatatatatatatggtgtgatgtttctgactacctacagtatatatatatatatggtgtgatgtttctgactacctacagtatatatatatatatatggtgtgatgtttctgactacctacatgtttctgactacctatatatatatatatatggtgtgatgtttctgactacctacagtatatatatatatatatggtgtgatgtttctgactacctacagtatatatatatatatatggtgtgatgtttctgactacctacagtatatatatatatatggtgtgatgtttctgactacctacagtatatatatatatatatatggtgtgatgtttctgactacctacagtatatatatatatatggtgtgatgtttctgactacctacagtatatatatatatatatatatggtgtgatgtttctgactacctacagtatatatatatatatggtgtgatgtttctgactacctacagtatatatatatatggtgtgatgtttctgactacctacagtatatatatatatatggtgtgatgtttctgactacctacatatatatatatatatggtgtgatgtttctgactacctacagtatatatatatatggtgtgatgtttctgactacctacagtatatatatatatatatatatggtgtgatgtttctgactacctgactacagtatatatatatatatatatggtgtgatgtttctgactacctacagtatatatatatatatggtgtgatgtttctgactacctacagtatatatatatatatatatatatatggtgtgatgtttctgactacctacagtatatatatatatatggtgtgatgtttctgactacctacagtatatatatatatatatggtgtgatgtttctgactacctacagtatatatatatatatggtgtgatgtttctgactacctacagtatatatatatatatatggtgtgatgtttctgactacctacagtatatatatatatatggtgtgatgtttctgactacctacagtatatatatatatatatatggtgtgatgtttctgactacctacagtatatatatatatatggtgtgatgtttctgactacctacagtatatatatatatatggtgtgatgtttctgactacctacagtatatatatatatggtgtgatgtttctgactacctacagtatatatatatatatatatatatatatatatatatatatggtgtgatgtttctgactacctacagtatatatatatatatatatatatggtgtgatgtttctgactacctacagtatatatatatatatatatatatggtgtgatgtttctgactacctacagtatatatatatatatatatatggtgtgatgtttctgactacctacagtatatatatatatatggtgtgatgtttctgactacctacagtatatatatatatatatatatggtgtgatgtttctgactacctacagtatatatatatatatatggtgttatgtttctgactatctacagtatatatatatatatatggtgtgatgtttctgactacctacagtatatatatatatatatatatggtgtgatgtttctgactacctacagtatatatatatatattggtgtgagtatatatatatatatatatatggtgtgatgtttctgactacctacagtatatatatatatatatatatatatggtgtgatgtttctgactacctacagtatatatatatatatggtgtgatgtttctgactacctacagtatatatatatatatggtgtgatgtttctgactacctacagtatatatatatatatatggtgtgatgtttctgactacctacagtatatatatatatatggtgtgatgtttctgactacctacagtatatatatatatatatatatatggtgtgatgtttctgactacctacagtatatatatatatatggtgtgatgtttctgactacctacagtatatatatatatatggtgtgatgtttctgactacctacagtatatatatatatatggtgtgatgtttctgactacctacagtatatatatatatatggtgtgatgtttctgactacctacagtatatatatatatatatggtgttatgtttctgactacctacagtcCAGAAACCTGCAGAGGTTTACAGCAGGAAAGAGTCTCAGGAGAAAAACTGACGGAACTGatgcaaatcaaattgtattgtatttcaaatcaaattgtattgtatttcaaatcaaattgtattgtatttcaaatcaaattgtattgtatttcaaatcaaattgtattgtatttcaaatcaaattgtattgtatttcaaatcaaattgtattgtatttcaaatcaaattgtattgtatttcaaatcaaattgtattgtatttcaaaaatttcaaatcaaattgtattgtatttcaaatcaaattgtattgtattcaaatcaaatcaaattgtattgtatttcaaatcaaattgtattgtatttcaaatcaaattgtattgtatttcaaatcaaattgtattgtatttcaaatcaaattgtattgtatttcaaatcaaattgtattgtatttcaaatcaaattgtattgtatttcaaatcaaattgtattgtatttcaaatcaaattgtatttcaaatcaaattgtattgtatttcaaatcaaattgtattgtatttcaaatcaaattgtattgtatttcaaatcaaattgtattgtatttcaaatcaaattgtattgtatttcaaatcaaattgtattgtatttcaaatcaaattgtattgtatttcaaatcaaattgtattgtatttcaaatcaaattgtattgtatttcaaatcaaattgtattgtatttcaaatcaaattgtattgtatttcaaatcaaattgtatttcaaatcaaattgtattgtatttcaaatcaaattgtattgtatttcaaatcaaattgtattgtatttcaaatcaaattgtattgtatttcaaacaaattgtattgtatttcaaatcaaattgtattgtatttcaaatcaaattgtattgtatttcaaatcaaattgtattgtatttcaaatcaaattgtattgtatttcaaatcaaattgtattgcaaatcaaattgtattgtatttcaaatcaaattgtattgtatttcaaatcaaattgtatcgtatttcaaatcaaattgtattgtatttcaaacaaattgtattgtatttacatttacatttacatttaagtcatttagcagacgctcttatccagagcgacgtatttcaaatcaaattgtattgtatttcaaatcaaattgtattgtatttcaaatcaaattgtattgtatttcaaatcaaattgtattgtatttcaaatcaaattgtattgtatttcaaatcaaattgtattgtatttcaaatcaaattgtattgtatttcaaatcaaattgtattgtatttcaaatcaaattgtattgtatttcaaatcaaattgtattgtatttcaaatcaaattgtattgtatttcaaatcaaattgtattgtattcaaatcaaattgtatttgtattgtattttcaaatcaaattgtattgtatttcaaatcaaattgtattgtatttcaaatcaaattgtattgcaaatcaaattgtattgtatttcaaatcaaattgtattgtatttcaaatcaaattgtattgtatttcaaatcaaattgtattgtatttcaaacaaattgtattgtatttcaaatcaaattgtattgtatttcaaatcaaattgtattgtatttcaaatcaaattgtattgtatttcaaatcaaattgtattgtatttcaaatcaaattgtattgtgcCAAATCCATCAGATGTAGAccttaacagtgaaatgctaacttacaaagccctttaccaacaatgcagttttgagAAAAATACCTATATATAAAAAATTATAAATGAAAgtaaacaaataatgaaagagcagcagtaacATAACAACAGCGAGGTTTTATACAGAGGGGGTTacggatacagagtcaatgtgcgggggaaccGGTTTAGTCGAGGTGATTGAGGTCATAtggacatgtaggtagagttattaaagggactatgtatagataataaacaaacagTAGCATGGGTCTGTCTACTCATCACTCAATATCTATATGGCACATTCGAAGCCAAGTATGATCCGTGTAGATAGTATGCTACCGTTTATTATCGTAACCGTTTATGACGTGGGATCAAAACAATCTATTACCGACCCATGTATGTAGGCTAATTCACCCAGTCCTTGTCTAAGAGGCCATCCAATTGAAAGTCCTAGATTAGGGTCCCTCTTGACGTCTATTCAGTTGTAAAATACTATTGACGTGAGCCCGGTCAGGGTGTGTACGTACACATTGTTACACGGAGACTGCTCTAGTGACGGTTGAGAAGTAATCGTATATATCTAGTCAGCTTCTGTCTCTGTCGAAAGAGACCGGAGGATGGCAGCATTTGAAAACAACACGAAACAAACCCATGGACTTGTAGAAAactttttaataaaaaataaaaaaattgcagCCAAAATCCTACTTTGCCCAAATACACTGTTACAATGTACATTTTtggaatgaaaaaaaaaacactcttTATTCGTATGGAACATTTTGGACGTTAGAGTATATAGCCTTCACTACAGCGCTCACATTAACTCGCCAAACAACTAAATAGCCTATTGCGATATTTACACCAAACATGTGATTTTTTTAACTCTATAACGGTTTAACACTGTCCCGTATTTTATTTTTACTACATAAGTCATTATAATTTAACATTAAACTAATAAAATGTGGAATATTTTCTTCAGTTGACAAACAGatcgtgtatatatatatatttggtgtTCCTGAATTTGTTTCATTGCATTGTAGGCTGGTCATTTTACTCGTGTGCTTTGGTCAATCAAAATGTATCTTATATAATGGCCCATGCTATTGTAAATGATCATTGAAGCTCCTCTGATGGCGATCATGTCGTTTTTTTTTAGGGCAAATATTGATTGTCCGTTGATGTCTGAAAGTTTCTACAAAATATTTCTGTGATTTTGATGAAATGCGTTGAAACAGAGTCTGTTGCTCTGAAATAGGCCTACCGGTAGAGTTTTCTAAATGTTTCCCTCAATTTAAATGCAACGTATTCAACTCTTAAATCATTCTGTCTATTGCGGCCTATATAGGCCGAGTCTACATTTCTATATAGGCCGAGTCTACATTTCTATATAGGCCGAGTCTACATTTCTATATAGGCCGAGTCTACATTTCTATATAGGCCGAGTCTACATTTCTATATAGGCCGAGTCTACATTTCTATATAGGCCGAGTCTACATTTCTATATAGGCCGAGTCTACATTTCTATATAGGCCGAGTCTACATTTCTATATAGGCCGAGTTTACATTTCTATATAGGCCTAGTCTACATTTCTATATAGGCCTAGTCTACATTTCTATATAGGCCGAGTCTACATTTCTATATAGGCCGAGTCTACATTTCTATATAGGCCGAGTCTACATTTCTATATAGGCCTAGTCTACATTTCTATATAGGCCGAGTCTACATTTCTATATAGGCCGAGTCTACATTTCTATATAGGCCTAGTCTACATTTCTATATAGGCCTAGTCTACATTTCTATATAGGCCTAGTCTACATTTCTATATAGGCCTAGTCTACATTTCTATATAGGCCGAGTCTACATTTCTATATAGGCCGAGTCTACATTTCTATATAGGCCGAGTCTACATTTCTATATAGGCCTAGTCTACATTTCATAGttcaacaccccccccccccccccaaaaaaaaaaaaaaaaaaaaaaagtgaataaGCATGTTTGGGCAAAGTAATTTTAATTACACATTTTAATAACCCACCCAATAAATAAATGACTAAAATGAAATGACAGGAGCAGTGGTCCAGCGACGCGGGGAAAATCACATTACCTCCAGCGACGCGGGAAACCATCATATTACCGGGTGTTGTGTGGCTCTGTCACACTTGTAACACATAAACCATGTTTATTGTCAACTAATCCGTTCCAGAGATCGTGTGTTCTAAACACATAGCCTATAGTACATTGTATATTTGTATGTTTTAAGAGGCTAACTTGGTTTATGTTTTACTTTGTCACACATTGGACGCCAGGAGTGTTTGTTAATTAACTACCATAAAATAATCCCGTTGTTTTAACCCTACAGTCTTAGAGGGACACGGCTCATGTTGCTCGCGTCATATATATAACACCCCTAAAGGTTCTATAGAGAATAAATCCCTTTTTGTAGGGTTCTTTGATCAGAACCGCAGTATGGTTAGATGTTCTTCTTCGCTGAACCAAAATGTTGGTTCTATGCCGAACCGTTTGTTCTCAGTATGTATCCTACTGTTCACCAAAACGCAAAGGCTACTTCATAAACTGACAACTTATAATAGACAGAAacaattgattaaaaaaatatatatacatataaaatagttatttaaattacattttgtaTATGGGAATTATGAAGGTATATTCATAAAACTATTATTTAAGATATATATTGGTAAAAGGGTCCTGTGCGTAAAAGTGGAAATATGATTGGCCAACTGTAAAACTGTTTTTATTGGATAACTTGTAGCCTAAACGCCTATTTTTATTGCGTATTCTTATTAAGCTATACATGCGCGGTAAATTGCTCAGCCTATATGCTCCTAAAACGGCATTACTGAGTGGGCCAGTATCTCTCACCAGTATCTCTCCCATTGATGCACAGATTCGGTTAAGACAATTCGACTGAAGCGTGACAGAGAAGGGGGAGTCACCCTCGAGACAGTTCCTTTCACAGGGGTTTTACCTGTCGACGCTCCAGGCGGAACGCTTAAATACGCCTCCTCCCCTTGGGTCTAGCCTTCAGTCCTCCGGGAGAGACTGACCGAAACAGACGCTTTGGGAAAGGAACCGCATGTTGTTGATGATAGAAGAAGATACCAGGATTCGTACTCAAATAGAACGGATTATGAACGCTTTTGGACAGCAGCCATCCAACGCGCAGACTAGCCCCATTCAGCACCACAGCGCACAGGAGCTCCTGGATATGGCCGTGTACTGCGATAACTTCGGCAGCATGTACCAGCACCAGCAAAACCTCCATCATGGTCACCACCCGCAGAGGCCGCCGGCGCATCCTCCAAGCTACGGCCTCGGTGAGTACACCTCGCCGACCACCAACCCGTACCTGTGGCTAAACGGACCGAGCATCGACTCGTCTCCATACCTGACGGGAATGAATGGAGCATCGTACATACAGTCTGGATACGGAGCGAACCAGCGGCAGTTCCTGCCCCCTCCTACGGGGTTTGGTGGAGCTGACCTCGGATGGCTGTCGATCTCCAGCCAGCAGGAACTCTTCAAGATGGTTCGACCTCCTTACTCTTACTCAGCGCTCATAGCCATGGCTATCCAGGGCGCCGGGGACAAGAGGTTGACGCTGAGTCACATCTATCAGTACGTGGCAGAGAATTTTCCGTTTTATAAGAAGAGCAAAGCAGGGTGGCAGAACTCAATCAGACACAACCTGTCACTGAATGACTGTTTTAAGAAAGTTGCCCGGGATGACGATGATCCTGGTAAGTTACAATACCTGTTGTACTTGTAATTAACTCGTCATTATTTACACTTATTATTACATGTGTAATGTCATACCTTTGccatttggtccttctgtagcacagttggtagagcatggcgcttgtaacgccatggtagtgggttcgattcccgggaccacccatacgtagaatgtatgcacacatgactgtaagtcgctttggataaaagcgtctgctaaatggcatatatttatttatttatatatttgatTTCGGTAAGACGTGTCTGACAGAACAGACTTGAACAGTCATGACCTTTGATAATCTCGTTCAGAACTACAttgtctgttgtgtcctgtcttcatgtcttcgTAGGAAAGGGGAATTACTGGACATTGGACCCGAACTGTGAGAAAATGTTCGATAACGGCAACTTccgaagaaagagaaagagacgagCTGACTTGAACGGAGGAGACACCAACAACACTGTTCTTCCGGTGAAATCAGAAGACACTGCCGCCCTGAAGCTCTCCGACACGGCCAGCATCATGAGCTCATCCCC
Encoded proteins:
- the foxi1 gene encoding forkhead box protein I1, whose protein sequence is MLLMIEEDTRIRTQIERIMNAFGQQPSNAQTSPIQHHSAQELLDMAVYCDNFGSMYQHQQNLHHGHHPQRPPAHPPSYGLGEYTSPTTNPYLWLNGPSIDSSPYLTGMNGASYIQSGYGANQRQFLPPPTGFGGADLGWLSISSQQELFKMVRPPYSYSALIAMAIQGAGDKRLTLSHIYQYVAENFPFYKKSKAGWQNSIRHNLSLNDCFKKVARDDDDPGKGNYWTLDPNCEKMFDNGNFRRKRKRRADLNGGDTNNTVLPVKSEDTAALKLSDTASIMSSSPLSLRNSPGSSEPKSSPSPSVEHSPCYNNFVSTMNTMLAGSNNGSTREGGRGDFGSGGHVMGDLSPHQTRENMSGLGSYSPSQITPLNTDTSHLSTANRMNYYTSAQNNHSGGLSLTNSLPNHFSVNHLIYSREGTEV